The Candidatus Saccharimonadales bacterium nucleotide sequence CCGCAGTTCTCAAAAATCGTGTCAGGCAGTACTTTCAATCCACGCGCGACATGGACGTAAAGACCAGGGCCCTTGTTGCCGAAATTGATGATACCGACTGGGTTGAAACAGAAAGTGAAATTGACGCACTATTTTTAGAATCTGAAATGGTGAAACGGTACATGCCAAGGTTCAATATTTTACTAAGGGATGATAAATCACAATTATTTGTTCGAATCGATATGAAAAGCGAGTGGCCATATGTTTGTTTTACTCATAACCCAGCAGATGATAACGCTGAGTACTTTGGTCCATACTTCAATGGCTACGCAGTAAAAAAAGCCTTACGATATCTTAGGAAAGTATTTCCATATTACACGAAACCTCCTAAGTCGGATGCACGTCCAGATCTTGATGCACATCTCGGGCTCTCTCCAATTGGTATGACGAACGAGGAGTATAAAGCAAACCTTAGAAAGCTTATTAGTTATGTCAAAGGAAACCGCAAATCATTAGTCTCTGAAATCGAAAAAGAAATGAAAACTGCAGCGGGTCTGCAGGACTTTGAGCGTGCGACAATCCTTCGCAATAAGCTTTATAATCTTCGAGAGCTGCAGCACCGTATCATGTTTGGTGATAAGGAATTTCTTGATATTAGTAAAGATAAAGCTCTGGGAGATCTCGTTGACTTACTTGGTCTTAAGAAGATTCCAGCACGAATCGAAGGCTACGATATTAGTCATATGAGTGGAACAAATGTCGTTGCAAGTCAGGTTGTTTTTATAAACGGCGTCAGTAGCCGTAGTGACTATAGGAAATATAAAACCAAAATTGAACATAACGACGACTTCTATAATATGAACGAAACAATTACGAGGCGGCTCAGTGAGAAAAACTTAAAGAGTTGGGGTAAGCCAGATCTATTTCTCATAGATGGTGGTAAAGGGCAACTCGATGCGGCTCTTAAGGCACGAGAAGACCGAGATATTCATGACATTCCTTTTATTGGTCTTGCAAAACGTGAAGAACAAATCGTCATTGACCATAGTCGCTCTAACGTCGTGCTAAATAAAGAAAAACTAAAAGCCCTTGATGGCTACATGACAATCACGGATAACTTTACACTTATTAATCTGCCGCATAGTTCCCATATTATAAAACTACTGCAGCGCATTCGTGATGAGTCACACCGCTTTGCGGTGAGCTATCACACGGTACTGAAGCGAGCGAAGCAAACGGCTAGTATTCTTGAAGAAATTCCAGGTATTGGACCGGTTGCACGCAAGAAACTGATTCGTACATTTGGTAGTCTTCGATCAGTACAGACGGCGAGTAAGAGTGACGTCATTGCTTGTCTTGGTGAGTCCCAGGGGACAATCATTGCAACCTACCTCGCACTCCCATAGTACTTATGCTAAAATCACTACATGAATAAGGAAAGAATTCTTCATGCGTTTCAAGACGAACATAGTAGATAGACATCATCGGTCCGGTTTCACGATTGTTGAAATGCTAGCCGTAATTGTTATTATCGGTATTCTTGCAACAACAGTTATTTTTGCAATAGGTTCTTGGCGCCAACGAACTGCACAGACTGAAGTCAAAAATGATTTAAATGCTGTCTCTGCAGGTATGGAGAGTATACGCAATTTTGGAGCTGGTTATCCGTCCACATTACCTGGAGGTTTTAAGCCAAGTGTTAACGTGACTGTTACATATACTTCCGGAGATCTAACAAATTATTGCATCGATGGTAAAAGTAAAGTCGTTACCACCGTTACATATTTCATCAATACAAATACTGGTGGCAATATCCCTCAAAAAGGAACCTGCGCACTTGGTCCGATGCCATAAGCTCACCTAGAGATTCCTTACGTCATTAAGAGGTGGGGATGGTACAATCGTAGTAATGGTCATGTCACGTGAATTTTATATAGAAAACCGCTCCCAGCTTGCAAAGCGGCTAGGTGGAGGCGTATTTGTGCTTACTGCATATAGCAAGCAGCAGCGTACAAACGATACTTCTCAGCGATTCGAGCAGGAGGCTAACTTCTGGTGGCTCACGGGTATTGAAGCAGCACAGTGGCAACTCATTGTTGACGGTACAAGGAATAAAAGCTGGCTCGTCGCTCCTCATATTAAAGATATAAATTACATTTTTGATGGCGGTCTTTCAGCTGAGGATGCGGTAGGAATAAGTGGCGTCGATACTGTCATATCTTCAGATGAGGCGACCGTACTTCTCCGTGATTTAGCAAAAAAACATATTGTTGTCTATGCGATTGGCGAACATCAACACGTTGAATATTTTGATTTCGTTCAAAATCCAGCTGACAAAAAACTACGAGAATCACTCACGAGAATCTTTGCGACAGTTCGTGGTTGTCGAAAAGACATAACGGCACTTCGAAGAATCAAGCAGCCTGAAGAAATTGCCGCGCTACGCCAAGCGATTGATCTCACAATTGAAGGATTTGAGCTCATAAAGGAAAAACTTCCAACTCTAAAATACGAATATGAAGTTGAAGCGGAGTTTGGCTACTTGTTTCGTCGAAAAGGTGCATTTGGACATGCCTATGATCCAATCGTTGCCGGTGGTTTACATGCCTGTACACTTCACTATGATACAAATGACGATACATTAAAAAAGCGAGAATTATTAATGCTAGATGTTGGAGCAAGGCATCATGGCTATTCTGCAGATATTAGTAGAACCTACGCCGTAGGAAAGCCAACCAAAAGACAAATCGCAGTCCACGCCGCTGTTCAAGCAGCACAAACAGAAATTATTAACCTGCTTGGTCCAGGGGTTTCGGTGGAAGAGTACCATAAACGTTCTGACGCTATTATGATTGACGCCCTCATGAGCCTTGATCTTATGACAAACAAAGATGACACTGCTTCATTCAGAAAATATTTCCCTCATGCAATTAGCCATGGTCTTGGAATCGATACCCACGACGGTCTCGGTGGACCCAAGTACTTTGAAGCTGGTATGGTACTTACCGTGGAACCAGGTATCTATATCAATGAAGAATCAATAGGGGTCCGCATTGAAGACGATATTCTTATTACCAAATCTGGGTATGAAAATCTAAGCGTCAAACTATCGACAGACCTATAGCCAAGCAGGTATAATCAAGAAAGATTATGAAAAAACAATTTTTCGTCTTTGTTGTCCGATGGGCACTCAACTCTATTGGCCTATGGATAGCCGTCCGTATATTTGGGACTGGCTATAGTAATGCCGATTTAACGGCAGGTGTTTGGGCCTTTGTTTTTGCTGGACTAATATTTTCAATCATGAATAGTATCCTTCGTCCAATTGTTATTATCTTGTCACTTCCAGCCATTCTGGTCACACTCGGTCTATTCACTCTTATTGTCAACGGACTCATGGTGTATCTTTCACTAAAACTGGCACCAGGTCTTAATATGACATTCTGGAACTCTGTGCTTACCGGAATGGTGCTGAGTCTGGTAAACTATATAGTAAGTAGTGCACTTGAATTACAGTATGCACGTAGTGTAGAGGAGAAATAATGACTATTGATAGCATCTTACAAATTGTCACGATTGGTTCAGCCGTCTTGATGGTTGCATGTATTTTACTTCAGCAACGTGGCGCAAGTCTTGGCGCTGGTTTCGGAAGTTCAGGCGAGTTATATACAACTCGACGTGGGCTTGATAAAAATCTCTATGAAGCAACTATTGTTTTAGCGGTTGTTTTTATCTTATCGATTCTGGCTGGATTACTATTACCAGCGTTCATAAAATAGGTGGTAAATAATGGCTGACGAAAAACGCAATTGGCGTGACTTTCAGAAAATTAAATTTAGCAAAAAGCATCTCACTAGGCGTGCTAAAAAAGCTGAAGGTGCGACTGTACGTCATGCACGTAAATTTATTGTCGGCCGACTTGAGAGTATTCGTGAATCTCGTCGCCATATTATTGGATGGCTCCTCCTCGTCACAGTACTTGTTGCGGTCGTAGGTGTTCAACTGGTATGGTTTCAGCAGAGTTACCAAACGGTTGCCGCGAGTGATGGTGGAACATATGCCGAAGCGACGCTTGGTCCTATTGAGACGTTAAACCCACTCTACGCCTCTTCTAGTGCTGAAATATCATCGAGTCATCTTCTTTTTTCATCACTCTACGACTATGATCAAAAAGGCGTGCTTCATGCGGATCTTGCTGACAGGGTAGATATTGATTCAGCCGGTACGACGTACACTGTGAAGCTAAAAAGTGGTGTAAAGTGGCATGACGGTGCTGCCCTTACGGCAAATGATGTTGCCTTTACTATTAATCTGATCAAACAACCCGAAACAAGATCATCACTTCGAGCAAACTGGCAAGATGTAACTGTGCAGGCAATTGACGATACGACACTTGTTTTTAAACTACCTGCAGTTCATGCTGCATTTAAAGATGCCCTCACTTTTTCAGTACTCCCGGAGCATGTCCTTGGAAAAATAGCACCAGGTGCCATCCGTGAAAATGCGTTTAGTCGCTCTCCAATTGGAAGCGGACCATTTAAACTAAGATTACTCCAGACTGCAGACACTGGTAATAAGCATAAAATCATTCACATGGTAGCATTTGAAGACTACTTTAAGGGGCAGCCAAAACTTGCACGATTTGAGCTACATGCGTTTGATACACCTGCACTCATCCTTGATGCACTAAAAACTGGAGAGGTAAATGCTGCATCTGATATATCAACAGGGGATATCAATTCGGTATCTAAGGTGAACTATACGATTAAATCCCAGACTATTGATAGCGGTGTCTACGCAATACTAAATACTACGCAGCCACTTCTAAAAGATAAGACGGTGAGACAGGCTCTTCAGTTAGCCACAAATACAGGAGAGATTCGAAACGGTCTTAATACGCCTGTGCCATCTCTTGAACTTCCATTTATTAACGGGCAACTCACAGGAAACGATCTACCAAAGGTACCTGCCGCTGATACAAAACGGGCAGGAGACATACTCGATGCAGCTGGGTGGAAATTAGTTGGTTCAGTCAGGGAAAAGGGTGGCCAAAAACTCAGTCTTCAGGTTGTTACAACAAAAGATGCAGAGTACGAAAATGTACTCCAGATGCTTGCGACTCAGTGGCGAGCCATAGGTGTTGAGGTGATAACAAAAGTTGTTGATTCGAGTGATCCAGCGCAAAACTTTGTTCAAGATGTCTTACAGCCACGTCAGTATGATGTCCTCATCTACCAGCTCGCTATTGGTGCAGACCCAGACGTGTATTCGTATGCATACTGGCATTCATCACA carries:
- the secG gene encoding preprotein translocase subunit SecG — its product is MTIDSILQIVTIGSAVLMVACILLQQRGASLGAGFGSSGELYTTRRGLDKNLYEATIVLAVVFILSILAGLLLPAFIK
- a CDS encoding type II secretion system protein; this translates as MRFKTNIVDRHHRSGFTIVEMLAVIVIIGILATTVIFAIGSWRQRTAQTEVKNDLNAVSAGMESIRNFGAGYPSTLPGGFKPSVNVTVTYTSGDLTNYCIDGKSKVVTTVTYFINTNTGGNIPQKGTCALGPMP
- a CDS encoding aminopeptidase P N-terminal domain-containing protein, which gives rise to MVMSREFYIENRSQLAKRLGGGVFVLTAYSKQQRTNDTSQRFEQEANFWWLTGIEAAQWQLIVDGTRNKSWLVAPHIKDINYIFDGGLSAEDAVGISGVDTVISSDEATVLLRDLAKKHIVVYAIGEHQHVEYFDFVQNPADKKLRESLTRIFATVRGCRKDITALRRIKQPEEIAALRQAIDLTIEGFELIKEKLPTLKYEYEVEAEFGYLFRRKGAFGHAYDPIVAGGLHACTLHYDTNDDTLKKRELLMLDVGARHHGYSADISRTYAVGKPTKRQIAVHAAVQAAQTEIINLLGPGVSVEEYHKRSDAIMIDALMSLDLMTNKDDTASFRKYFPHAISHGLGIDTHDGLGGPKYFEAGMVLTVEPGIYINEESIGVRIEDDILITKSGYENLSVKLSTDL
- a CDS encoding UvrB/UvrC motif-containing protein, with the protein product MNERLETKLKTLPRTPGVYFHKSKAGEIIYVGKAAVLKNRVRQYFQSTRDMDVKTRALVAEIDDTDWVETESEIDALFLESEMVKRYMPRFNILLRDDKSQLFVRIDMKSEWPYVCFTHNPADDNAEYFGPYFNGYAVKKALRYLRKVFPYYTKPPKSDARPDLDAHLGLSPIGMTNEEYKANLRKLISYVKGNRKSLVSEIEKEMKTAAGLQDFERATILRNKLYNLRELQHRIMFGDKEFLDISKDKALGDLVDLLGLKKIPARIEGYDISHMSGTNVVASQVVFINGVSSRSDYRKYKTKIEHNDDFYNMNETITRRLSEKNLKSWGKPDLFLIDGGKGQLDAALKAREDRDIHDIPFIGLAKREEQIVIDHSRSNVVLNKEKLKALDGYMTITDNFTLINLPHSSHIIKLLQRIRDESHRFAVSYHTVLKRAKQTASILEEIPGIGPVARKKLIRTFGSLRSVQTASKSDVIACLGESQGTIIATYLALP
- a CDS encoding peptide ABC transporter substrate-binding protein, whose amino-acid sequence is MADEKRNWRDFQKIKFSKKHLTRRAKKAEGATVRHARKFIVGRLESIRESRRHIIGWLLLVTVLVAVVGVQLVWFQQSYQTVAASDGGTYAEATLGPIETLNPLYASSSAEISSSHLLFSSLYDYDQKGVLHADLADRVDIDSAGTTYTVKLKSGVKWHDGAALTANDVAFTINLIKQPETRSSLRANWQDVTVQAIDDTTLVFKLPAVHAAFKDALTFSVLPEHVLGKIAPGAIRENAFSRSPIGSGPFKLRLLQTADTGNKHKIIHMVAFEDYFKGQPKLARFELHAFDTPALILDALKTGEVNAASDISTGDINSVSKVNYTIKSQTIDSGVYAILNTTQPLLKDKTVRQALQLATNTGEIRNGLNTPVPSLELPFINGQLTGNDLPKVPAADTKRAGDILDAAGWKLVGSVREKGGQKLSLQVVTTKDAEYENVLQMLATQWRAIGVEVITKVVDSSDPAQNFVQDVLQPRQYDVLIYQLAIGADPDVYSYAYWHSSQVGQRGYNFSNYSSITSDDALVSASLRLEPELRNAKYKAFAKQWVEDVPAIALYQSTVQYVQGQGVSSVGDNAVLVSPYDRYSNVLYWSVNQQTVYKTP
- a CDS encoding phage holin family protein, with the translated sequence MKKQFFVFVVRWALNSIGLWIAVRIFGTGYSNADLTAGVWAFVFAGLIFSIMNSILRPIVIILSLPAILVTLGLFTLIVNGLMVYLSLKLAPGLNMTFWNSVLTGMVLSLVNYIVSSALELQYARSVEEK